Part of the Paenibacillus guangzhouensis genome is shown below.
CGCTCGCTGAAATTTCGGGGTTCCTGGACGTCTCAGTACCGACCTTGAAGAAGAGACTGTTCGACGCCCGCCAGAAGCTGAAGGACGCGCTGCCCGTTGCCGATCTGGTCTCAGTATTCCATCATTTGTACGAAGGGGGAGCAGGCATGCTGCATATTGTGAACGGCGATTTTGTCGCCGAGAAGCTGCGCCAAGGCGTCGTGAAGGGGGACATTCTCGTCTGGCGGGAGGTCTATCCGCACGGCCCGGTCTTTACCGATCCTGTCGCAGGGGATCATCGCGCGCTGCGGGCCGACTATTTAGAGAAGACGATCGGGGTGCCTCGCATCGAATTCGTGCGGGGTAGCGAAGAGCAAGAGCGCACGCTCACCGCATGCGGTCAATATAGAGACATCGTGTTATGGTTCGAGCATGATCTGTTCGATCAGACGATGCTGGTGTACTTGCTGGATTGGTTCGGAAGGCAATCGTTGCCGGAGACGAAGATCCACCTGCTCTGCATCGGGAGTTATCCGGGGATTCCGCTATTCCGCGGGCTTGGTCAGCTATCGACAGCGCAATTGAGCGAGCTCTCGGGTACGTGGAAGATGGTCAGTAAGGACGAACTGGCACTGGGCAGTGCCTTCTGGCAGGCGTACACGTCAGAAGATCCGGAGTCGCTGCAGCAGCTGCTTCGCACAGATACGAGCGCTCTGCCATTCGCAGCGGATGCGTTCATGACGCACCTTGCGCAGTTCCCATCGACATTGGACGGGCTGGGGATCGTGGAACGGGCGACGCTGAAGGTGCTGCAAGAAGGGGAGCATTCCGCCCACGGCCTTTTCAAGCAAGTCGGCGATCAGCTGCATCGGCTTGGCATGGGTGATTTGCAGTATGGCTATATATTGCGCCGCATGGCAGAAGGCTCGCATCCGTTGATTGAGCTTCGAGGCGACAGAGAGATGCAGCGTCCTCCCGGTCAATATTTCTCTTTGCAGAATCAGGATGTCGCGATGACGCCATTCGCTGAGCGCGTATTGCAAGGTGAAGCAGATTGGGTCACTCATAATGGCATCGACGCTTGGTATGGCGGTGTGCATCTGCAAGGGCACCGTCCAGCGTGGCGGTGGGATGCTGTAGAACGGCAAATCGTGCTCGGAGAATAGCAAGAGCGGCAGCTCTGAACAGATATTCTGTTCAGGCTGCCGCTTGTTTGTTACAGATCCGTATGTGCGATGATCCTCGAAATGATCGAATCCCAGTCTTGAGGGTGAAGCTCATGCCCGGTACCTTCCAGCGTCACGAGCACCGCGCCTGGGATTGTGTTCGCCAGAAGAACCCCATGGGCATAAGGGATGATCGGATCTTCCGTGCCATGGATGACCAGCGCCGGGATATTGATCTCTCTTGTTCGCAATAGATATGACTCGCCGCCTGCAGCCATGCCATGGTTGTTCATGCTGTCGAACCGCCGGGATCGACGGAGCTCCTCTTGCGCCAATTGGCGAATTCGATCTTCGTCGAACGGATGCCTTGACCCTGCGAGAACTCGCCATTTGCCGACCGTGAACGAGGTGACTGCCTGTTCGTCGGTCCAGTCGATGGCCCCGGCATTCGCGAAGAACTGCATCACCTTCTCTTCCATTGGCGGAAGCTCGGGCGCGAAGTTCGAGGTTGCGAGGAGTGTGACGGTATGTACGCGCTCGGGATGTCTCAGTGCCAGAATCTGCGTCAGCATGCCGCCCATGGACATGCCGACGATGTGGGCGCGAGCGATGCCGTAGGCATCTAAGATACGAATTGCATCATCCGCCAAATCTTCGAACGTATATCCAGGTTGGCCCAGCTCGTAAGCGGTGGAACGTCCAACATCCCGGTGATCGTAACGTATCACGTATCGCCCTGCATCCGCTAAGCGCTGACAGAAGCCGTCCTCCCACCACACCATCGAGGATTGCGCCCCCATGACCAGCAGAATCGCTGGATGTGAGGCATTTCCGAAGCTTTCGGTATATAATTCAATGTCATTGAATTGTAATAGTTGTTCGCTCATTGCGAGATTCCCCCATTCGATATCCAATTAAAAAAACAAAGGCCGGCAGCCTGTGTCTATCGTCATCGAAGAAATAAGCGATTCGTAAGGAACCTTCAGGTGTCCGCTCGAGAAGAAGCTTAACGATATCATGGGACAATACGCCACAGATCGTTATTATCACCGAGCGAGATCGCAAGGTTCATTCATCATCAATCACCGATCTAGGTTACCCAGTAGGCAGACCATTCTCCGATTACAATATACACAATATAGCTGTTAGCCGCTATTCCATTCATTGTGCACAAGAAAATCGAAAAATTAGTTAGCCACACGTAACCCTCCATTGTGTTCAAGTGAGTCCATCCTACCATAGGAAAATTTTTACTGTCAATCTTATGTTTTCTGCTTGCAATTTTCAGCACGAACGATTACATTGTAATTAGCTAACCTAACTAGTTGTGCGGAAAGGTGATTGGATGAGTAGATCAAAGAAAGAGTTAACGACAGACCATTTGCCCAAATTAGGCGTGACGCCGTATGTTGAATTGATGGACAGCACGGCGACGAGCGAGACGAATCGCCAATCTGCGTCGCTAGGACTGCTGATGATGTGGCTCGGGGATCATATTTTGGATGCGATGGACTTGGATCTCGCACCGTTCGGTATTACTGAGAGTAAACTGGACCTCCTGCTACTCTTGACGCTGCATGAGAATAGAGAACGCGTGACGCCTTCAGCCTTGGCAGATCGGCTTGGAATTCGGCGCGCTTCCGTTACAACCATGCTCGACTGGCTCGAGAAGAGGAACTGGGTGCTGCGCGAGCCTAGCGCGGGGGATGGACGCATGCTGCATGTCAAGATTACGGCGGAAGGACGCGCACTGATTGATCAAGTCCTGCCGATCTTCTGGGCCGCTTGTGCATCGTTCATGGCCGATTTGGAGCCGGAAGAGCAGCGCGTGCTCGAGAAGATTTTGTTGAAATTAAATCGTTCGATGGAGAATCGACTGGGGGTGGGAAGGTAATTTTTTTTGCGCATGTAGTTAGGTTAGCTAACTAGTTATAAGACAGATGATGAAAGAGGTGCGTTATGGCACAGGTTATTCAAGCATCAACTCGAAAACGAAATTATTCATTGATGACGATGGTCCTCTGTTGGGCAGGGATGGCGGTCATGTCCAGTTTGTACGTGACCTTGCCGCTGATCTCGCTATTCTCTGATCGATACAGCATTACGTTGACGCAAGCGGCTTCAGCGGGAAGCATCTTCTCGCTGGGGTTCGCGATCGGATGTCTGATTTATGGGGCATTGTCAGACAAATATGGGCGTAAGAAAGTCATTTTTATCGGACTTATTGTACTGGCCATCATCTCTCTCCTGCTCGGCATGGCGGATCATTTCGCTTGGATTCTTATTCTCAGAGGCCTGCAGGGGGCTGCGGCCGCAACCTTCTCACCGGTTGCCCTTGCTTACGCGGTAGAGATGTTCCCTGCAGAGAAGCGGGTGACGACCATCGGCTTTATTAGTACAGGATTTCTGGTTGCGGGCATTGTTGGTCAGGTCATCAGCAGCTTGATGAGTCAGGCGTATGGCTGGCATGCCGTATTTTATCTGCTGGCTGTGGTGTATGCCGTCACTTCGCTGCTTGTTGTGTTGTTCTTGCCGAAAGGCGAGATTCAGCAGGCTCATGCGAATATATGGGCGCCGTTGAAGCAGATCGGCAAGGTGTTCACACAGAAAAATCTCGTGTTGGGTTATCTGGTTGCGTTGGTTCTGCTTATGTCCTTCGTCAGCATGTATACGGTTTTGGGCAATTACTTGAGTGGGCCGGATTTTGGTCTAAGCAAACAAGAAATTCTCTACGTTCGTCTGGCCGGTGTGCTGGGCATGATCATCTCTCCGTTCGCAGGGAAACTCGCGAGCAGGATCGGAGTGCGTTCGGTATTGCGTGGGGGGCTCTTGCTAGCGGTGATCGGGCTGGCATCGTTAGGGATGATCGCTAGTCTGCCCGTGGTCGTCCTCATGAGTGTCATTTTCGTTGCAGGTATTGCATTGTCTGTTCCATCCTTGGTGTCCCTGATTGGTCAGTTGGGTGGAAAATCGCGAGGGATTGCAGTTTCAGTCTATACGTTTATTCTGTTCGCAGGCACAAGTCTCGGCCCGATTCTATCCATTTATTTGATGAAAATTAGCAGTTACCTCATGACGTTCATTTTGTTGGCACTTGTGCTGGGTATTGGGTTATTGGCGGCATGTCTGATTCGTCAGGAGACAGCTGAGGTGACAGCAGGAGGGAAATAAGAGGTTGTGAAAAGGAGCTAAAATCGAATATGCAAGCCGAGGAAATGGTGCATTTCAAACTTAGGATCGTCTTCAGTCGGAAGGCGGTCTTTTCTTTTGAGTTTTTCATGCTTCATATGACATAATTCGACAAAAATCAGATGCTAAGGTTGCTATAATAGTCTCATTGTACATATATCTATTTACCTATGTGCTAATCATTGGGGTCAGGAGTGGTGTGTAGCATGAAGAAATGGTCAGGAATGATTTTAGGTGTATTGCTGGCAGTTAATTTGTCTTTTTCAAGCTCTTCATTTGCGGAAGAGGGAACGAAGTTCACAGATGTTAGCGGTACATTCTGGGCGCAGGATGAAATTAATAGCATGGCTCAGTTAGGGCTTGTGAAAGGTTATGCTGATAATACGTTTAAACCGAATAATACTGTGACTCGTGAGGAGTTTGCAGCAATTATTACGCGTGCGTTTTATTTAGATTTGCCGGATGAGAGTAAACCTGAGACTTTCGTTGATGTTACCAAATCAAGATGGTCATATACAGCTGTAGAGGCGTCTAAAGAGTTTATTACAGGGTATTATCCACCCTCGGGTAAAGCTTTCTTCGACCCGACAGGGAAAGCGACTCGGGAAGATGTGGCTGTCGCGCTTGTAAAGACGATGGGTTATCAACCAGATGAACTGAAGGATAAGAATATTCTTAATCAGTTTTACGACGAAGACGATATTTCCCCAAATATGCGCACATATGTGGCTCTAGCTGTAGAGAAAAAGTTGATAAATGGATACAAAACGGGAACATTTAAACCGGCGCAAGCAGTTACGCGTGCAGAGTCAGCAGCTCTACTGTATCGTGTGATCAAGGGAGCGGCGGCAGATAGTCAGCAGGCATTAACATTGAATGTTGAAGTTCCAGAGACAGTATCGTCACCGACATTTTATATTACCGGTGACGTAACCAAAGGCGCCGAAGTATTCATCAATAACCAGAAGGCAGAAGTCGATCAAGGCCAATTCCGTGTTGGGTTCCGGTTGAAAGAGGAAGGGAGCTACAAATACACGGTGTCCGCAAGATTGCCTGGCGGAAAAACACAATCCGTGACAAAGACGGTTAAGTTTGAGAAAGGAGCACCAACACTAGAAGTAAAAGGTGTACCCGAGAAAACAGATAAACAATCCATTACCGTGTCTTGGACGGTAAAGGATGAGAATGATTCATCTCCTGTCGTATTCTTAAACGATGAGAAGCAGTTCGGATCATCAGCAACAGTTAAACTCAAGGATGGAGACAACGAAATTACGGTGGTTGTTCAGAATAGCTTTGGCAAATCGGCCAAAGTCGTTAAACGTGTTGTTTTCCAAGGTAATGGTCCTGTATTGAATGTTTTGGACGTTCCGGCGACTACAGATAAAGAGACATTGAAACTAAATTGGACAGTCCAGGACAAGAACGATAGTTCTCCGAAGGTGTATCTGAACGGAGAGCAACAGTTCGGTACAAGTACGACATTTACGCTTAAAGAAGGTACAAATACACTATTATTCAAAGCGGTTAATAGCAT
Proteins encoded:
- a CDS encoding sigma-70 family RNA polymerase sigma factor, with the protein product MLQYIEEVRQGNERAFEPIVRHFAMMAHAVGYEKLRDVQLAEDAVQEAFTEAYLHIGQLQTPEAFPGWFKAIVERQCYRMLRGKKHPVVPYDDAAQSIASTFSLSDWMERRELKEAVRQSIASLSSNLRIVVRLFYLQGYSLAEISGFLDVSVPTLKKRLFDARQKLKDALPVADLVSVFHHLYEGGAGMLHIVNGDFVAEKLRQGVVKGDILVWREVYPHGPVFTDPVAGDHRALRADYLEKTIGVPRIEFVRGSEEQERTLTACGQYRDIVLWFEHDLFDQTMLVYLLDWFGRQSLPETKIHLLCIGSYPGIPLFRGLGQLSTAQLSELSGTWKMVSKDELALGSAFWQAYTSEDPESLQQLLRTDTSALPFAADAFMTHLAQFPSTLDGLGIVERATLKVLQEGEHSAHGLFKQVGDQLHRLGMGDLQYGYILRRMAEGSHPLIELRGDREMQRPPGQYFSLQNQDVAMTPFAERVLQGEADWVTHNGIDAWYGGVHLQGHRPAWRWDAVERQIVLGE
- a CDS encoding alpha/beta fold hydrolase, with translation MSEQLLQFNDIELYTESFGNASHPAILLVMGAQSSMVWWEDGFCQRLADAGRYVIRYDHRDVGRSTAYELGQPGYTFEDLADDAIRILDAYGIARAHIVGMSMGGMLTQILALRHPERVHTVTLLATSNFAPELPPMEEKVMQFFANAGAIDWTDEQAVTSFTVGKWRVLAGSRHPFDEDRIRQLAQEELRRSRRFDSMNNHGMAAGGESYLLRTREINIPALVIHGTEDPIIPYAHGVLLANTIPGAVLVTLEGTGHELHPQDWDSIISRIIAHTDL
- a CDS encoding MarR family winged helix-turn-helix transcriptional regulator: MSRSKKELTTDHLPKLGVTPYVELMDSTATSETNRQSASLGLLMMWLGDHILDAMDLDLAPFGITESKLDLLLLLTLHENRERVTPSALADRLGIRRASVTTMLDWLEKRNWVLREPSAGDGRMLHVKITAEGRALIDQVLPIFWAACASFMADLEPEEQRVLEKILLKLNRSMENRLGVGR
- a CDS encoding MFS transporter, whose protein sequence is MAQVIQASTRKRNYSLMTMVLCWAGMAVMSSLYVTLPLISLFSDRYSITLTQAASAGSIFSLGFAIGCLIYGALSDKYGRKKVIFIGLIVLAIISLLLGMADHFAWILILRGLQGAAAATFSPVALAYAVEMFPAEKRVTTIGFISTGFLVAGIVGQVISSLMSQAYGWHAVFYLLAVVYAVTSLLVVLFLPKGEIQQAHANIWAPLKQIGKVFTQKNLVLGYLVALVLLMSFVSMYTVLGNYLSGPDFGLSKQEILYVRLAGVLGMIISPFAGKLASRIGVRSVLRGGLLLAVIGLASLGMIASLPVVVLMSVIFVAGIALSVPSLVSLIGQLGGKSRGIAVSVYTFILFAGTSLGPILSIYLMKISSYLMTFILLALVLGIGLLAACLIRQETAEVTAGGK
- a CDS encoding S-layer homology domain-containing protein, which translates into the protein MKKWSGMILGVLLAVNLSFSSSSFAEEGTKFTDVSGTFWAQDEINSMAQLGLVKGYADNTFKPNNTVTREEFAAIITRAFYLDLPDESKPETFVDVTKSRWSYTAVEASKEFITGYYPPSGKAFFDPTGKATREDVAVALVKTMGYQPDELKDKNILNQFYDEDDISPNMRTYVALAVEKKLINGYKTGTFKPAQAVTRAESAALLYRVIKGAAADSQQALTLNVEVPETVSSPTFYITGDVTKGAEVFINNQKAEVDQGQFRVGFRLKEEGSYKYTVSARLPGGKTQSVTKTVKFEKGAPTLEVKGVPEKTDKQSITVSWTVKDENDSSPVVFLNDEKQFGSSATVKLKDGDNEITVVVQNSFGKSAKVVKRVVFQGNGPVLNVLDVPATTDKETLKLNWTVQDKNDSSPKVYLNGEQQFGTSTTFTLKEGTNTLLFKAVNSMGKTTEVTKTVVLTGGAPVLTVDTLPESTVNNSIKVSWNVKDQNDSSPKVYVNDEQAYGSSMSVSLKPGINKITIRAVNKLGKVAEVTKEVNFTNNGPTLTLADIPQTTGKKSLRISWTVSDTNDSSPRVYVNDEQSYGTSTTISLTPGSNTIKIRAVNNLGKATEEMRTVVFEPQGPSLVLGYIPETTTSQTITLSWTVSDENDDSPKLYVNDKIVYYSTSMDVTLTPGVNTFKIVASNKLGKTTEAICTVNYTPVQQ